DNA from Roseimicrobium sp. ORNL1:
CCTGGTCCACGCTGGCGCTGGTGGCGTCGGCATGGCGGCGATTCAGATCGCGCACCACCTCGGTTGCAAGGTCATCGCCACCGCCGGTAGTGCCTCCAAGCGCGCGCTGCTCGAAACAATGGGCGTGGCCCACGTCATCGACTCCCGTCGTGGCGACTTCGTGGATGCGGTGATGAACCTCACCAACCGCCGTGGTGTCGACGTCGTGATCAACGCTCTCGCGGCTGAAGCCATCCCGATGGGCATGGCCTGCCTTGCGGAGTTCGGTCGCTTCATCGAAATCGGCAAGCGCGACATCTATCAGAACTCGCGCATCCCGCTGTGGCCGCTGCGCCGCAACGCGTCCTTCCACGTCGTGGCCATGGACGCTGTGTTCTCCGGCGACGGTGAACTTGCCCGTCAGCTCCTCGGTGAGGTGAACAAGCTCGTCGAAAAGGGCGCGCTGCATCCCCTTCCCTTCCGCTCCTTCCCCGCATGCCGCGTGGACGCCGCCTTCCGCCAGATGGCGCAGGGCAAGCACATCGGCAAGGTGGTGGTTTCCTTCCCCGAAGCCTTTGTACCGCGCCGTGGTGAAGCCCCTGTGCCCGCCTTCGACGTGAAGTCGAACGGCAGCTACGTCATTACCGGAGCCTTCGGTGGCTTCGGCAAGGTGCTCGCGAACTGGCTCGTGCAAGCCGGTGCCCGCCACCTCACGCTCAGCAGCCGCAGCGGCATCAAGTCGCCGGGTGCACAGGAGTTCGTGGATGACCTCACCGCCCGTGGTGTGACGGTCAAAGCCATCGCCGCAGACGTGGGCTCGCCCGCGGATGTGCAGCGCCTCATCAGCGAAAGCCATTCCGAAGAAACTCCCATCAAGGGTGTGTTCCACCTCGCGATGGTCATCGACGACGCCCCGCTCGCCGCGCTTACCCGCGAGCGCATGCAGTCCGTGCTGACGCCCAAGGCGTTCGGCGGCTGGCTGCTGCACGAGGCGACCGCGAAGATGGACCTCGATGCCTTTGTGATGTTCTCCTCCGTGTCGAGCATCTTCGGCAACCCCGCGCAGGCCAACTACGCGGCCGCCAATGCCTTCCTCGACTCCCTCGCCCATCATCGCCGCTCGCTCGGTCTTCCCGCACTCACCATCAACTGGGGTGTGCTGGGTGGCGAAGGCTACGTGGCCCGCAATGAGAAGGTCGCTGAGTTCCTGGCCCGCCAGGGTACAGCTGCCCTCACTCCGGGTGAAGTGGTCACTCTTCTCGAGTCCTTCCTCGTGGCAGGTTCCGCCCAGGGCGTGGCCATCCGCGTGGATTGGAACAAGTGGCGTCAATCCTTCCGCAACATGCAGGAGAACCCGCTGCTTGAGCGCATCTTTGCCTCCGGCCTTGAAGGTGGTGAATCCAGCAGCGGTGGCAGCGACTGGCGTCTCAAGATCGAATCCGCCTCCGCGGACGAGAAAGAGGGCGTCATCGGCGAAGCCGTTCGTGACGTGGTGGGTGGTGTGCTTCGCGTGAAGCCCGACACCCTGCGCAACGACCAGCCGCTCACGGACCTCGGCCTTGACTCGCTCATGGGCGTGGAAATCGAGAACTCGCTGGAAAGCGCCATCGGTGTGGCCCTTCCGCCCACCAGCCTCATGCGTGCACGTACCATCGGCCAGATCGTCTCCCTCATCGCAGAACGCGTGGGTGGGGCCAAGGCCGCCGGTGCTCCGGCCGCTGCAGCAGCACCCGCTGCTGAGCCCGTGGCCGCGCCTGTGGAAGATGTGGACCTGGATGCCATCTCGGATGACGACCTTGACCGGTTGCTCGGAGATGACGATGACACCGCGGAAGCCACCACCGCCGCGAAGCCATCCGCCTAAGCCAGCCGTTCGCTTCATTCCCGCATGTCAGGAGAAAAACGTGCCCGGCTGAAACAGATGCTGGAGAGCGGAGAAATCCGCCTCCAGCCCCTATCCTTCCCACAGCGTGAGCTGTGGGAGACCACGCCGGTGCCGGTCGGCGATCCGGCGAGTCACATCTGCAGCGTGATCTACGTGCGCGGCAGCCTGCCGCCGGAACTGTGCCGTGCCAGCATCCAGCGGGTGGTGGAACGGCAGGACGCCCTGCGCATCACCTTCCTGCCCGGCAAGGACAGAACCTTGCAAATGGTGCGCAACACCGGCGAGGCGAACTTCAAGGTTCGCGAACTGACGCCTGAGCAGCGCTCCGACGAGGCCATCGAGGAGATCATCCAGGAAATCGTCCTGGAGCCCTTCGACCTGATGCACGGGCCGCTCTACCGGGTGGAGATGTTGCGCCGCAGCGCGGATGAGTTGCTCCTCGTTTTCGCAATTCATCACTCTGTCGCAGACGGATGGACCCTCGGCGTGTTCGTACAGGACCTCTGTGCTGCCTACGTCCAGGAACTCATGGGACTGTCCGAACCCATGCCTCCCGTCCCCATGTCCTACGCGGCGTGGGATGCTGCGGAGCGCGCTTTCTGGACGCCCGCTGAAGTGGAACGGTGCGCCTCCTTCTGGAAGCCGAAACTTGAAGGTGCACCCCGTTTGTGGAGCCCTCCTTCATCGCCGTCTCACACGGGGCCGCTGCAGCGCTGGGTGACGCACATTCCTGCAGAGCTGACCAGCGCGGTACGCGAAGTCGTGCGGAAGACGCACGCCACGCTCTTCAGCACGCTGCTGACCGTTTTCCAAATCACCCTGCATAAGTGGACCAAGGTGGGTGACATCACCGTGGGCACGCCGTTTGCGAATCGCAACCGTGCGGGCGTGAAGGAAACCATGGGCTACGTCGCCGGCGTGGTGCCGCTGCGTGGTCAGGTGGATGGCGAGCAGCGTTTCATCGACGCCCTGCGCGCGGTGCATGAAACGACGATGGACTCGTTCGCCAATTTCATGCCCTTCGCGGAACTCGCGGCTGCAATGCAGGACAAGCCTGCACCGGGACACAACCCCATTTTCGACGTTCGCTTCGCGTTGCAGAACCACCCCGTGCCGGATGTGAATTTGCCCGGCATGTCAGTAAAACTACGTATGCGCTCGACGGGTACAGCAAGATTTGACCTGGGATGCGAAGTAACTGAGGAGAACGAGACCCTTGAGATCGTATGGCTCTCACGCGCCTCGTTGTTCACTCATGCCGAGGTTGAAAGCCTGAACACCCTGTACCAGAATGTGCTCGCGGAAGCCTGTCGCTCACCAGAGGACCGCATTGCCAACTTCAAATCCTAGTCTGAACTGACTGAAGCAGCAATGGAAGCCACGACTCAAGCCCCCGCACCAGCTCCTGCTGAAAATCCCCTCTTTGAGCCACACGAACCGCATTGGGTGAGCCGTGCGGCGTTTCCCATCATGGTGGGCCTGCTTGCCCTGAATTTGGGCGCGCTGTTCGCCGCGTTGTATCACAACAACTACTGGCTCGTGGTGCCCCTGGCACTTACCGCCAGCCACCTGATGCACGGCAACCTCATCGGCTTCCATGAGGCGTCCCACGGCATGCTGCGGAAGAGCCGGTTCCTCAATGACCTTGATGGCGTCTTCATCGGCTTCCTCAGCTTCATGAGCTTCACGCTGTATCGCGCGGCGCATCAGACGCACCATGCGCACCTCGGCCTGCAGCGCGATGAGGAACTCTGGCCCTTCAACGACCCCCAGTCGCCGCGCTGGTTCCGCCGTCTCATGGCGTTCACCGAGCTGTTCTTCGGCCTTTTCCACACGCCCGCCATGTTCCTCAGGACGTTCTGGCGGAAGAATTCGCCCATCCGCAGCAAGAAGGTGCGCCGCCGCATCTGGATGGAGCTTTTTGGCATTGTCGCCTTCCATGCCGCGCTACTCACCACAGCGGCTCTCACGGGGGGGTGGAAGTACTGGCTGTGGATGTATTTCATTCCTGGCTTCATCGCGGGCAATCTCCAGAGCTGGCGCAAGTACGTGGAGCACGTGGGTCTGACCGGCTCCACCATCCGCAGCGCTACGCGCAGCATCATCGCGGACACGTGGACCGGAAAGTTCATGTCCTTCACGCTGCTTCATGAGCCCTTCCATGGTGTGCATCACCAGCGCGCCGGATTGCCTCACGCGGAGCTGCCGATCTACCAGAGGGATCTGTATCCTACCAACGACGAGGAATTGGAGCCGTTCCGTAGCTACTCGCACGCGATCGGTCACCTCATCACCTGCCTGTACGATCCAAAAGTGGGCGCGCAATGGCGTGGTGTGCAGGGGGCAAAGACGGCCGTGGCGACGAGGTAGAGGGTCGTTTTCGCGGGCAGGAGAAGAGAATTCAGAAGCTGACGCGAAGCGTCCTTGGACTGCGCGCGGCCTGCTGCCGCTTTCCTCAAGTGCAGCCTGCTGCACGCTTCACCGCGACGAAGTCGCCAAGTTCTTCGGAAGTGTTGCCTTACAAGCGAGTATCGCCATCGCCACAGCAGGCTGTGGACTCTTCAAAGCGGTAGCAGGCTGCGCGCAGTCCAAGGCCTTCGGCTTCACTTCCGTCCCCCAACAGCTAGGGCAGGCCTGAACCCTGGCTGCCATCTCTTCTTGCAACAGCACTGGCGCACTCCAGCCACCGCATTTGGGAAAGGCGATTC
Protein-coding regions in this window:
- a CDS encoding condensation domain-containing protein; translation: MSGEKRARLKQMLESGEIRLQPLSFPQRELWETTPVPVGDPASHICSVIYVRGSLPPELCRASIQRVVERQDALRITFLPGKDRTLQMVRNTGEANFKVRELTPEQRSDEAIEEIIQEIVLEPFDLMHGPLYRVEMLRRSADELLLVFAIHHSVADGWTLGVFVQDLCAAYVQELMGLSEPMPPVPMSYAAWDAAERAFWTPAEVERCASFWKPKLEGAPRLWSPPSSPSHTGPLQRWVTHIPAELTSAVREVVRKTHATLFSTLLTVFQITLHKWTKVGDITVGTPFANRNRAGVKETMGYVAGVVPLRGQVDGEQRFIDALRAVHETTMDSFANFMPFAELAAAMQDKPAPGHNPIFDVRFALQNHPVPDVNLPGMSVKLRMRSTGTARFDLGCEVTEENETLEIVWLSRASLFTHAEVESLNTLYQNVLAEACRSPEDRIANFKS
- a CDS encoding fatty acid desaturase, with the translated sequence MEATTQAPAPAPAENPLFEPHEPHWVSRAAFPIMVGLLALNLGALFAALYHNNYWLVVPLALTASHLMHGNLIGFHEASHGMLRKSRFLNDLDGVFIGFLSFMSFTLYRAAHQTHHAHLGLQRDEELWPFNDPQSPRWFRRLMAFTELFFGLFHTPAMFLRTFWRKNSPIRSKKVRRRIWMELFGIVAFHAALLTTAALTGGWKYWLWMYFIPGFIAGNLQSWRKYVEHVGLTGSTIRSATRSIIADTWTGKFMSFTLLHEPFHGVHHQRAGLPHAELPIYQRDLYPTNDEELEPFRSYSHAIGHLITCLYDPKVGAQWRGVQGAKTAVATR